One region of Termitidicoccus mucosus genomic DNA includes:
- the tssF gene encoding type VI secretion system baseplate subunit TssF: MDKRLLDHYNNELRHLRESAAEFAREYPKIAGRLAIDPAGKDACPDPYVERLLEGFAYLAARVHLKLDAEFPRFTQSLLETVYPHFLTPVPSMAVVKFDANEKDANLARGAVVPRGSTLKSILGKGDRTPCTFRTAHDVRLLPVRVDEVRYFTRDVQTLGLPRHLQAKAAIRIRLRATAGLTFGKIALDPVAFYLRGAGELPVSIFEQIFAHRLGLVVQSPAQRGKTVGVFEPDAIRRVGLEENEALLPPSPRSFEGYRLLREYFAFPQRFLFAELSAFGGALAECPNDNLIDLVIPLAQQEPRLEGRIDASCFELGCTPVINLFPKSLDRIQLTEWLSEFHVVPDRNRPLDFEVFQIESVKGLGETAGEEQMFHPFYLAKDTDMSSAAYYTSIRQPRVLTAREKQFGKKSDYTGTEVFISLVDANAAPYRADLRQLGIQALCTNRHLPIQMAIGVAAADFTMETSAPITGIRCISGPTEPRPSMAEGRFSWRLISHLSLNYMSLVNAKAGEGASALREILKLYVEDGNRELARQVEGLTGVSARSVVRRSPAAGPISFARGLEIALEFNEDAFEGTGVFLIGSVLENFLAKYASINAFTETVIRTGQRGEIGRWRPRLGKRPVL; encoded by the coding sequence CTCGATCATTACAACAACGAGCTCCGCCACCTTCGCGAGTCGGCGGCGGAGTTTGCGCGCGAATATCCGAAAATCGCCGGGCGCCTCGCCATCGACCCGGCCGGCAAGGACGCCTGCCCCGACCCCTATGTCGAGCGCCTGCTTGAAGGTTTCGCCTACCTCGCCGCGCGCGTGCACCTCAAGCTCGACGCCGAGTTTCCGCGCTTCACGCAGTCGCTGCTGGAGACCGTGTATCCGCATTTCCTGACCCCGGTGCCGTCGATGGCCGTGGTAAAATTCGACGCCAACGAGAAGGACGCAAACCTCGCCAGGGGCGCCGTCGTCCCGCGCGGCAGCACATTGAAAAGCATCTTGGGCAAGGGCGACCGCACGCCCTGCACGTTTCGCACCGCGCACGACGTGCGGCTGCTTCCGGTGCGCGTGGACGAGGTGCGTTACTTCACGCGGGATGTGCAGACGCTCGGTCTCCCGCGGCATTTGCAGGCGAAGGCCGCCATCCGCATCCGCCTGCGCGCGACCGCCGGCCTGACCTTTGGCAAGATCGCGCTCGATCCGGTCGCGTTTTATCTGCGCGGCGCGGGCGAGCTGCCGGTGAGTATTTTCGAGCAGATTTTCGCGCACCGTCTGGGCCTCGTGGTGCAGTCGCCCGCGCAGCGTGGAAAAACGGTCGGCGTGTTTGAACCGGACGCGATCCGGCGCGTCGGTCTGGAGGAAAACGAGGCGCTGCTGCCGCCCAGCCCGCGCAGTTTCGAGGGCTACCGGCTGCTGCGCGAGTATTTCGCGTTTCCGCAGCGTTTCCTGTTTGCCGAGCTGTCCGCATTCGGCGGCGCGCTCGCCGAGTGCCCGAACGACAACCTGATCGACCTCGTCATCCCGCTCGCGCAGCAGGAGCCGAGGCTGGAAGGGCGCATCGACGCGTCCTGCTTCGAGCTGGGTTGCACGCCGGTCATCAATCTCTTTCCCAAATCGCTCGACCGCATCCAGCTCACCGAGTGGCTGTCGGAGTTTCATGTCGTGCCCGACCGCAACCGCCCGCTCGATTTCGAGGTCTTCCAGATCGAGTCGGTCAAGGGCCTCGGCGAGACCGCCGGCGAGGAGCAGATGTTTCACCCGTTTTATCTGGCGAAGGACACCGACATGTCCTCCGCCGCCTACTACACGTCGATCCGGCAGCCGCGCGTGCTCACGGCCCGCGAAAAACAATTCGGCAAAAAATCCGACTACACCGGCACGGAGGTGTTCATCTCGCTGGTGGACGCCAACGCCGCGCCGTATCGCGCCGACTTGCGCCAGCTCGGCATCCAGGCGCTTTGCACCAACCGCCACCTGCCCATCCAGATGGCGATCGGCGTGGCCGCCGCCGATTTCACCATGGAAACCAGCGCGCCGATCACCGGCATCCGCTGCATCTCCGGCCCGACCGAGCCGCGCCCGTCGATGGCCGAGGGGCGTTTCTCGTGGCGGCTCATCAGCCACCTTTCCCTCAATTACATGTCGCTGGTGAACGCCAAGGCCGGCGAGGGCGCCTCGGCCTTGCGCGAGATCCTGAAACTCTACGTCGAGGACGGCAACCGCGAGCTTGCCCGCCAGGTGGAGGGGCTCACCGGCGTGAGCGCGCGCTCCGTGGTGCGCCGCTCGCCGGCGGCGGGCCCGATCTCGTTCGCGCGCGGGCTGGAAATCGCGCTCGAGTTCAACGAGGACGCCTTTGAGGGCACGGGCGTGTTCCTGATCGGGTCCGTGCTCGAAAACTTCCTCGCAAAATACGCGTCGATCAACGCGTTCACCGAAACCGTCATCCGCACCGGGCAGCGCGGCGAGATCGGCCGCTGGCGTCCGAGGCTCGGCAAACGCCCCGTCCTATGA
- the tssG gene encoding type VI secretion system baseplate subunit TssG — translation MSDPLEKAITSMDFFRAVRLIDAAHPDLPRTGGAFSPRQECVRFGQLPELTFATSPLESFVPATETSPPRLNVNFLGLLGPNGPLPVHITEYIRDRMRNHGDRTLVAFLNLFNHRLISLFYRAWMINQLALDLDRPAEQNFSYYIGSLFGAGADPNRDTDSVPLNSKLYFTGRLASQCRNVQGLQSILREFFDVPASLETFVGRWMPVPEDSRLRLTGAPSTCTLGQTAVIGTRVWDTQLSFRVHMGPMSFADYRRLLPRGESFRRLRDWILNYAGAELYWDVRLILRADEIPMLRLGEQGGQRLGWTTWLHSNPPVRDAGDLIASPPDTQKL, via the coding sequence ATGAGCGATCCACTCGAAAAGGCGATCACCTCGATGGACTTCTTCCGCGCCGTCCGGCTCATCGACGCGGCGCATCCCGACCTGCCGCGCACCGGCGGGGCGTTTTCGCCCCGGCAGGAATGCGTGCGTTTCGGCCAGTTGCCCGAACTCACCTTCGCGACCTCGCCGCTCGAGTCGTTTGTCCCGGCCACCGAGACATCGCCGCCGCGCCTCAACGTCAACTTCCTCGGCCTGCTCGGTCCCAACGGCCCGCTGCCCGTCCACATCACCGAGTACATCCGCGACCGCATGCGCAACCACGGCGACCGCACGCTCGTCGCCTTTCTCAACCTGTTCAATCACCGCCTCATTTCGCTTTTCTACCGCGCGTGGATGATCAACCAGCTCGCGCTCGACCTCGACCGCCCCGCCGAGCAGAATTTTTCCTATTACATCGGCAGCCTTTTCGGCGCGGGAGCCGATCCGAACCGCGACACCGACAGCGTCCCGCTCAACTCGAAGCTCTATTTCACCGGCCGCCTCGCGAGCCAGTGCCGCAATGTGCAAGGGCTCCAGTCCATCCTGCGCGAGTTTTTCGACGTGCCGGCGTCGCTGGAGACTTTTGTCGGGCGCTGGATGCCGGTTCCCGAGGATAGCCGCCTGCGTCTCACCGGCGCGCCCTCCACCTGCACGCTCGGCCAGACTGCGGTCATCGGCACCCGCGTGTGGGACACGCAACTCTCGTTCCGCGTGCACATGGGGCCGATGAGTTTCGCCGACTACCGGCGGCTCCTGCCGCGCGGCGAGTCGTTCCGCCGTCTGCGGGACTGGATCCTGAACTACGCCGGCGCGGAGCTTTACTGGGACGTGCGCCTCATCCTTCGCGCCGATGAAATCCCCATGCTCCGCCTCGGCGAACAAGGCGGCCAGCGCCTCGGCTGGACCACCTGGCTGCACTCCAACCCGCCGGTCCGCGACGCCGGCGATCTCATCGCGTCGCCGCCCGACACGCAGAAATTATGA
- the tssH gene encoding type VI secretion system ATPase TssH — MPEIKRSTLFGKLNPLAYKALEGATVFCKMRGNPYVELLHWLNQIFQTQDTDLHHICGHFSLDASRLAADLTAALDRLPRGATAIADFSPHIERATQQAWTYTTLLFGENAIRTGHLVLAIISASDLRHVLLQISAEFAKIKEQPLADNFAAITEKSPEGRLAAPAADATGGVAPGEASGAVAPAQLGKQEALNRYTTDLTAQARSGKMDPILCRDDEIRQVIDILMRRRQNNPILTGEAGVGKTAVVEGFAQRIASGDVPPQFKDVSLRSLDIGLLQAGASMKGEFEQRLRQVIEEVQASPAPIILFIDEAHTLIGAGGAAGTGDAANLLKPALARGTLRTIAATTWAEYKKHIEKDPALTRRFQVVKVDEPSEAAAVAMIRGLAPVLEKHHRVQVLDSALEAAVKLSHRYIPSRQLPDKAVSLIDTACARVAISQHAVPAEIEDTRQRILILEAELEILAKETTLGSDHREREARVRKNLETDKAHLAKLEAGWAAEKDLVTQILALRRQLADTLKAGAGVTGSSGTGDSPVESSDTGVPPVPPTAQTATEPQKKKKSRAKKTSAEPSIAEPDNAPDTDPETAPLRAQLRDLETKLSALQGESPLILPAVGDQAVASVVADWTGIPVGRMVKNEIQSILGLADALEKRIIGQRHALEAIAKRIQTSRAGLDNPSKPIGVFMLAGTSGVGKTETALALAETLYGGEQNVITINMSEFQEAHTVSTLKGAPPGYVGYGEGGILTEAVRRRPYSIVLLDEVEKAHPDVHEIFFQVFDKGWMEDGEGRLIDFKNTIILLTTNVGSDLIMNLCKDPELMPDADGIAKALRPALLKAFPAALLGRLVTVPYFPLSDEMLRAIIRLQLGRIVRRIAANRNIALTYGDDVVAHISARCTENESGGRMVDAILTQTLLPDISREILTRMMDGLNLKAIHIGVKDSAFTYAYKE; from the coding sequence ATGCCCGAAATCAAACGCTCCACCCTCTTCGGCAAACTCAATCCGCTCGCCTACAAGGCGCTCGAAGGCGCCACCGTCTTTTGCAAGATGCGCGGCAACCCCTACGTAGAGCTTCTGCACTGGCTCAACCAGATTTTCCAGACGCAGGACACCGATCTGCACCACATCTGCGGCCATTTCTCGCTCGACGCCTCGCGTCTCGCCGCCGACCTCACCGCCGCGCTCGACCGGCTCCCGCGCGGCGCCACCGCCATCGCCGATTTTTCCCCGCACATCGAGCGCGCCACGCAGCAGGCTTGGACCTACACCACGCTCCTCTTCGGCGAGAACGCCATCCGCACCGGCCACCTCGTGCTCGCCATCATCAGCGCGTCCGATCTCCGCCACGTGCTCCTCCAGATTTCAGCCGAGTTTGCCAAAATAAAGGAGCAGCCCCTCGCAGACAACTTCGCCGCCATCACTGAAAAATCCCCCGAGGGCCGCCTTGCCGCGCCCGCGGCCGACGCCACCGGCGGCGTTGCCCCCGGCGAGGCCAGCGGCGCCGTCGCCCCCGCGCAACTCGGCAAGCAGGAGGCGCTCAACCGCTACACCACCGACCTCACCGCGCAGGCCCGCTCCGGCAAGATGGACCCCATCCTTTGCCGCGACGACGAAATCCGCCAAGTCATCGACATCCTCATGCGCCGCCGCCAGAACAACCCCATCCTCACCGGCGAGGCCGGCGTCGGCAAGACCGCCGTGGTCGAGGGTTTCGCGCAGCGCATCGCCTCCGGCGACGTGCCGCCGCAGTTCAAGGATGTTTCCCTTCGCTCGCTCGACATCGGCCTCCTCCAGGCCGGCGCGAGCATGAAGGGCGAATTCGAGCAGCGCCTCCGCCAGGTCATCGAGGAAGTGCAGGCTTCGCCCGCGCCCATCATTCTTTTCATCGACGAGGCGCACACCCTCATCGGCGCGGGGGGCGCCGCGGGCACGGGCGATGCGGCCAACCTCCTCAAACCTGCGCTCGCCCGCGGCACCCTGCGCACCATCGCCGCCACCACCTGGGCCGAATACAAAAAACACATCGAGAAGGACCCCGCGCTCACCCGCCGCTTCCAAGTCGTGAAAGTGGACGAGCCCTCCGAGGCCGCCGCCGTCGCGATGATTCGCGGCCTCGCTCCCGTCCTCGAAAAACACCACCGCGTGCAGGTGCTCGACTCGGCGCTCGAGGCCGCCGTCAAGCTCTCGCACCGCTACATCCCTTCGCGCCAGTTGCCCGACAAAGCCGTCAGCCTCATCGACACCGCCTGCGCCCGCGTCGCCATCTCGCAGCACGCCGTCCCCGCCGAAATCGAGGACACCCGTCAGCGCATCCTCATCCTTGAGGCCGAGCTCGAAATCCTCGCCAAGGAGACCACGCTCGGATCCGACCACCGCGAGCGCGAGGCGAGGGTGCGCAAAAATCTCGAAACCGACAAAGCCCACCTCGCGAAACTGGAGGCCGGCTGGGCCGCAGAAAAAGACCTCGTCACCCAAATCCTCGCCCTCCGCCGCCAACTCGCAGACACCCTCAAAGCCGGGGCCGGGGTCACCGGCTCGAGTGGCACGGGCGACTCGCCCGTGGAATCGAGTGACACGGGCGTCCCGCCCGTGCCTCCCACTGCGCAAACCGCCACCGAGCCCCAAAAAAAGAAAAAATCCCGCGCCAAAAAAACTTCCGCCGAGCCCTCCATCGCCGAGCCGGACAACGCGCCCGACACCGATCCCGAAACCGCCCCCCTCCGCGCGCAACTCCGCGACCTCGAAACCAAGCTCTCCGCGCTTCAGGGCGAATCGCCGCTCATCCTTCCTGCCGTTGGTGATCAGGCCGTCGCCTCCGTCGTCGCCGACTGGACCGGCATTCCCGTCGGACGCATGGTGAAAAACGAGATTCAGTCCATCCTCGGCCTCGCCGACGCGCTGGAAAAACGCATCATCGGCCAGCGTCACGCGCTCGAAGCCATTGCCAAGCGCATCCAGACCTCACGCGCCGGCCTCGACAACCCGAGCAAACCCATCGGCGTCTTCATGCTCGCCGGCACCAGCGGCGTCGGCAAGACGGAGACCGCCCTCGCCCTCGCCGAGACGCTCTACGGCGGCGAGCAAAACGTCATCACCATCAACATGAGCGAATTTCAGGAGGCGCACACGGTTTCCACGCTCAAGGGCGCGCCTCCCGGCTACGTCGGCTACGGAGAGGGCGGCATCCTCACCGAGGCCGTCCGCCGCCGCCCCTACAGCATCGTGTTGCTCGACGAAGTCGAAAAGGCGCATCCCGACGTGCACGAAATCTTCTTCCAGGTTTTCGACAAAGGCTGGATGGAGGATGGCGAAGGCCGCCTCATCGATTTCAAGAACACGATCATCCTCCTCACCACCAACGTCGGCAGCGATCTCATCATGAATCTCTGCAAGGACCCCGAGCTCATGCCCGACGCCGACGGCATCGCGAAGGCCCTGCGTCCCGCGCTGCTGAAGGCGTTTCCTGCTGCGCTGCTCGGCCGCCTCGTCACCGTGCCCTATTTCCCGCTCAGTGACGAAATGCTCCGCGCCATCATCAGGCTCCAACTCGGACGCATCGTGCGACGCATCGCGGCCAACCGCAACATCGCGCTCACCTACGGCGATGATGTCGTCGCGCATATCTCGGCCCGCTGCACGGAAAACGAAAGCGGCGGCCGCATGGTCGATGCCATCCTCACGCAAACCCTGCTCCCTGACATCAGCCGCGAAATCCTCACCCGCATGATGGACGGCCTCAACCTGAAAGCCATCCACATCGGCGTGAAGGACTCCGCCTTCACCTACGCCTACAAGGAATAA
- a CDS encoding type VI secretion system Vgr family protein: MSDETYTQDNRAARITTPLGKDKLLLRSVRGVERLGGLFEYEARLLSTDVDIDYKQILGKEITITIESPMKDGGTRHINGIVRSFGQTGSAATLAKYTAIIVPKLWLTTRTVDCRIFQKKTAKDILSEIIKNDAGITDYKDSASSSGSAERAYCVQYRESDFAFASRLMEEEGIYYYFEHADGSHTMVLCDAPASHSAAPDAASIPFHGRTGANDEQAFHSWGMRHDVNTGAYVLADYNYTTPGTVLRSNAVESRGHPEDAHEVFDYPGMFAVADDGERLAKIRLGSLQARHTTYSGLTTALTLATGTKFTLIDHPNSAYNAEYLVIENELAVENPPYSEDETGRDFAFKSRVTAIPASQQYRPPQATPVPDLRGPHSAVVTGAEDDEIHTDKYGCVKVRFHWDRDDEKKGEDSTVYLRAAQMWTGKNWGTLFIPRVGQEVIVEFLDGHPDRPVITGCLYNEENLPPYALPDHKTRSTIKTQTTPEGGKYNEIRFEDKKDEEQLLIHAAKDHEIIIANDRVEQVGNESHLAVQGDTLELYNKDHHLTVAGNQHITIGVGAQDQEGDANIGDGSGEGEKAQEGGGQFVTIKGPSVVEITGKSSRTVKDDAGEKFEKNYATSVTEQRYVKAKEIILEGTENITLKVGGTSIAINADGVKIKTGGEIFLDAGKDITVKSGANIAQTATQNITAEATSSLEMKGTAGVKIESSANLDAKAGANLALEGTAQAIMKGNAKLGLEGGAMAELKASGILTIQGALVNIN, translated from the coding sequence ATGTCCGACGAAACCTATACGCAAGACAACCGCGCCGCCCGCATCACCACTCCGCTCGGGAAGGACAAGCTCCTCCTCCGCAGCGTCCGCGGGGTCGAACGCCTCGGCGGACTTTTCGAATACGAGGCCCGGCTGCTCAGCACCGATGTGGACATCGACTATAAACAAATTCTCGGCAAGGAAATCACCATCACCATCGAAAGCCCGATGAAGGACGGCGGCACGCGCCACATCAACGGCATCGTGCGTAGTTTCGGCCAGACTGGCTCCGCCGCCACCCTGGCCAAATACACCGCCATCATCGTCCCCAAGCTCTGGCTCACCACCCGCACCGTCGACTGCCGCATTTTCCAGAAAAAGACCGCCAAGGACATCCTTTCCGAGATTATAAAAAACGACGCCGGCATCACTGATTACAAGGACTCCGCCTCATCCTCCGGCTCCGCCGAGCGCGCCTATTGCGTCCAGTATCGTGAAAGTGACTTTGCCTTCGCCAGCCGCCTCATGGAGGAGGAGGGCATTTATTATTATTTCGAGCACGCCGATGGCAGCCACACCATGGTGCTTTGCGACGCGCCGGCCTCGCACTCCGCCGCGCCCGATGCCGCCAGCATTCCCTTCCACGGTCGGACCGGCGCCAACGACGAGCAGGCCTTCCATTCCTGGGGCATGCGCCATGACGTCAACACCGGCGCCTATGTGCTCGCCGATTACAATTACACCACCCCCGGCACCGTTCTCCGTTCCAACGCCGTAGAAAGCCGCGGGCACCCCGAGGACGCCCACGAAGTGTTTGACTATCCCGGCATGTTTGCCGTCGCCGACGACGGCGAGCGTCTCGCCAAGATCCGCCTCGGCTCCCTCCAGGCCCGCCACACCACCTACAGTGGACTCACCACCGCGCTCACGCTCGCGACCGGCACGAAATTCACCCTCATCGACCACCCCAACAGCGCCTACAACGCCGAGTATCTCGTCATCGAAAACGAACTGGCCGTCGAAAACCCGCCCTATTCCGAGGACGAGACCGGTCGCGATTTCGCCTTCAAGTCCCGTGTCACCGCCATCCCCGCCTCCCAGCAATACCGCCCCCCGCAGGCCACGCCCGTCCCCGACCTTCGCGGCCCCCACAGCGCCGTTGTCACCGGCGCCGAGGACGATGAAATCCACACCGACAAATACGGCTGCGTGAAAGTTCGTTTCCACTGGGATCGCGACGACGAGAAAAAAGGCGAGGACAGCACCGTTTACCTCCGCGCCGCCCAAATGTGGACCGGCAAAAACTGGGGAACGCTCTTCATCCCCCGCGTCGGACAGGAAGTCATTGTCGAATTCCTCGACGGCCATCCCGACCGCCCGGTTATCACCGGCTGTCTCTACAACGAGGAAAACCTCCCCCCCTACGCGCTCCCCGATCACAAGACCCGTTCCACGATCAAAACCCAAACCACCCCCGAAGGCGGCAAATACAATGAAATCCGCTTCGAGGACAAAAAAGACGAGGAACAACTCCTCATCCACGCCGCCAAGGACCACGAAATCATCATTGCCAACGATCGGGTCGAGCAGGTCGGCAACGAATCCCATCTCGCCGTCCAGGGCGACACGCTCGAATTATACAACAAGGATCACCACCTCACCGTCGCCGGCAACCAGCACATCACCATCGGCGTCGGCGCGCAGGATCAGGAGGGCGACGCCAACATCGGCGACGGCTCCGGCGAGGGGGAAAAGGCGCAGGAAGGCGGCGGCCAGTTTGTCACCATCAAAGGCCCGAGCGTCGTCGAAATCACCGGCAAATCCTCCCGCACCGTCAAGGACGACGCCGGTGAGAAGTTTGAGAAGAATTATGCCACTTCCGTCACCGAACAACGCTACGTCAAGGCGAAGGAAATCATCCTCGAAGGCACCGAGAACATCACACTCAAGGTCGGCGGCACCTCCATCGCCATCAACGCCGACGGCGTCAAAATCAAAACCGGCGGTGAAATCTTCCTCGACGCCGGCAAGGACATCACCGTCAAGAGCGGCGCGAACATCGCCCAGACCGCCACCCAGAACATTACCGCCGAGGCCACCTCCAGCCTCGAAATGAAGGGCACCGCCGGCGTGAAAATCGAGTCCAGCGCGAACCTCGACGCCAAGGCAGGCGCCAACCTCGCCCTTGAGGGCACCGCCCAGGCCATCATGAAAGGCAACGCCAAGCTCGGACTGGAGGGCGGCGCGATGGCCGAGCTTAAGGCCTCCGGCATCCTCACCATCCAAGGCGCGCTTGTTAATATAAACTGA
- a CDS encoding glycoside hydrolase family 172 protein yields the protein MHPPHPFISSLATLPLLSTARSRSISPENFTGAKGAGGMATEGEGAHAARELGRGWKVSPSVKIAAGSTFELASIEGPGLIQHIWLTPAASSWRFCILRFYWDDNPSPAIECPAGDFFACGWDKFAPVSSLAVCVNPGSAFNCYWPMPFRKRCRVTFENIAGEDMLLFYQIDYSLQEIPAEAAYFHAQFRRVNPLPCKQVYTILDGIEGRGHYAGTYMAWGVNNSGWWGEGEIKFYLDGDGEFPTICGTGTEDYFCGSFNFENRETKQYQEYSTPYAGLPQVLRPDGVYRSQTRFGMYRWHIMDPVRFEKNIRVTIQALGWRSGRRYLPLQDDIASVAYWYQSPPATPFPPLPSKDKLEII from the coding sequence ATGCACCCGCCGCACCCCTTCATCTCCTCGCTCGCCACGCTCCCCCTCCTGAGCACCGCCCGCTCGCGCTCCATCAGCCCGGAAAATTTCACCGGCGCAAAAGGCGCGGGCGGCATGGCGACGGAAGGCGAAGGCGCGCACGCCGCCCGCGAACTCGGGCGTGGATGGAAAGTTTCTCCCAGCGTGAAAATCGCCGCCGGGAGCACCTTCGAACTCGCCAGCATCGAGGGCCCCGGCCTCATCCAGCACATCTGGCTGACCCCTGCCGCCAGCTCATGGCGCTTCTGCATTTTGAGGTTTTATTGGGACGACAACCCCAGCCCCGCCATCGAGTGTCCCGCCGGTGATTTTTTTGCATGCGGCTGGGACAAGTTCGCCCCGGTCTCATCGCTCGCCGTGTGCGTGAATCCCGGCAGCGCCTTCAATTGCTACTGGCCGATGCCCTTTCGCAAACGCTGCCGCGTTACCTTTGAAAACATCGCGGGCGAGGACATGCTGCTGTTTTATCAAATCGACTACTCGCTCCAGGAAATCCCCGCCGAGGCGGCGTATTTCCACGCCCAGTTCCGTCGCGTCAATCCCCTCCCCTGCAAACAAGTTTATACAATCCTTGACGGTATCGAGGGCCGCGGCCACTACGCCGGCACCTACATGGCATGGGGCGTGAACAACTCCGGCTGGTGGGGCGAGGGCGAAATCAAGTTCTACCTCGACGGCGACGGCGAGTTTCCGACCATCTGCGGCACGGGCACGGAGGATTATTTCTGCGGTTCCTTCAATTTCGAGAACCGGGAGACGAAGCAGTATCAGGAATACTCGACGCCCTATGCCGGTCTTCCGCAAGTTCTTCGCCCCGACGGCGTCTATCGCTCGCAAACCCGCTTCGGGATGTATCGCTGGCACATCATGGATCCGGTGCGTTTCGAGAAAAACATCCGCGTCACCATCCAGGCCCTCGGATGGCGTTCCGGCCGCCGTTACCTCCCGCTGCAAGACGACATTGCCTCCGTCGCCTACTGGTATCAATCCCCGCCCGCCACCCCCTTCCCGCCGCTCCCGTCCAAAGACAAACTGGAAATTATCTGA